One stretch of Ammospiza nelsoni isolate bAmmNel1 chromosome 21, bAmmNel1.pri, whole genome shotgun sequence DNA includes these proteins:
- the ALKBH4 gene encoding alpha-ketoglutarate-dependent dioxygenase alkB homolog 4, translated as MQAGAGGMQAAGGGGGPGCGCKGIRSCLLCEGPAPAAPPPQGEDNFTYCPATGLAKGNEHSEFAGWAFPFPGVFLVEEFISEDEECEIVELMDRDDWKPSQSGRKKQDYGPKVNFKKQRLKAGSFTGLPSFSRKIVAQMKACAVLSGFLPVEQCNLDYRPERGSAIDPHFDDWWLWGERLVSLNLLSQTVLSMSCDSQDTIQLLPISNKEELTPPAPSTQTSACRNPGEEGTECFLSPRLVPGKEVSVAILLPQRSLVVLHGDARYKWKHGIRRRHIQHRRVCITFRELSAEFCAGGRHEELGKELLQIALSFQGRPV; from the exons ATGCAGGCGGGAGCCGGCGGGATGcaggcggcgggcggcggcggagggCCGGGCTGCGGCTGCAAGGGGATCcgctcctgcctgctctgcgAGGGGCCCGCGCCGGCCGCTCCGCCCCCGCAG GGAGAAGATAATTTCACTTACTGTCCAGCAACAGGCCTAGCTAAAGGAAATGAGCACTCGGAATTTGCTGGCTGGGCATTTCCCTTTCCAGGGGTGTTCCTGGTGGAGGAGTTCATTAGTGAAGATGAAGAGTGTGAGATAGTGGAACTGATGGATCGAGATGACTGGAAACCATCACAGTCTGGCCGAAAGAAACAG GACTACGGACCCAAAGTGAACTTCAAGAAACAAAGGCTGAAAGCTGGCAGCTTTACTGGCTTGCCAAGTTTCAGCAGGAAGATTGTGGCACAGATGAaggcctgtgctgtgctcagtggTTTCTTACCTGTGGAACAGTGTAACCTGGACTACAGACCAGAGAGGGGCTCTGCCATCGACCCCCACTTTGATGACTGGTGGCTCTGGGGGGAGCGCCTGGTCAGCCTGAACCTGCTCTCACAAACTGTGCTCTCCATGTCCTGCGACTCACAGGACACCATCCAATTACTTCCTATTTCAAATAAGGAAGAATTAACCCCCCCTGCACCTTCCACGCAGACATCAGCGTGCAGAAATCCAGGAGAAGAGGGAACCGAGTGCTTTTTGTCACCGAGGCTGGTTCCAGGGAAGGAGGTGAGCGTGGCCATCCTCTTGCCCCAGAGGTCGCTGGTGGTGCTGCACGGGGATGCGCGGTACAAATGGAAACACGGCATCCGCCGCAGGCACATCCAGCACCGCCGCGTCTGCATCACCTTCAGGGAGCTCTCGGCCGAGTTCTGCGCCGGGGGCAGGCACGAGGAGCTGGGCAAAGAACTGCTACAAATTGCTCTTTCCTTCCAGGGGAGGCCCGTGTGA